The genome window TGGGCGGAGCCAGCTCTACGGCTGGTAGTCACGCGATGTTCGGCGACAATGGAATTGGCGATTGCGGCAGCGCTTATTGCCTGGGGAATCGGTATACCTATAGGGATAATCACTGCGGTAAAACGCGATTCCTGGTTCGATCGGTTCGGTAAAATATTTGCACTTATAGGGCAAGCAACGCCCAGTTTCTGGTTGGGGGTCATGCTCATATTGTTGTTTAGTGTGGTGTTGGGCTGGCTACCAGTATCCGGCCGAACTGAGACCAAGAGTATAATTATGCCGGCCGCGACCGTGAGCTTTATCATGCTCGCCGCAGTGGTTCGATTGAGCCGCTCCGCCATGCTTGATGCCCTTAATAGTGAATATGTCACTCTGGCGCGAATCAAAGGAGTCCCCCGTCTCTATGTCGTTTTAATCCACGCCTTTAAAAACGCTTCCATACCGATCGTGACCATAATGGCCTTGCAGATCAGTCATCTTTTTATGGGAGCGGTCATAGCCGAACAAATTTTCTCGTGGCCGGGAGTGGGCAGGCTTGCCTTGGAGGCTGTATTTGCCCGGGATTATCCGGTTGTTCAGTCAGTGGTTCTATTAACATCTTTCATTTTTTGTACGGTTAATATCCTGGTTGACATTATCTACGCGTACATTGATCCTCGCATTCGATATTAATAACTGAGTCTCAGGGAGGATAGACCATTGGCCGCCGCGGATGCCTGGGTGGAAAAAGAAACCGTTGAATCAGTTGATTCTTCCGAGAAAAAAATAAAGAGAAAATTGCCTTATCATGCCTTTGTGCTGGTTGGCCTTTTTCTTTTCGCGGTGATTTTTGGGCCGTTTGTTATTCCGCATGATCCATTCGAAACAAATTTGAAACTATCCATCCTGCCTCCGGCCTGGCAGGAAGGAGGGAGCACCAAGTATCTGCTTGGCACGGACTCCATGGGCCGGGACATGCTCAGCCGTTTGATCTACGGATCGAGAATCACCCTGATTGCCAGTCTTGTGGCTATCTGTTTGGCTGGAACAATCGGGGTCATGCTTGGAATGATCTCAGGATATTTTGGCGGGAAGACCGATATGGCCATTATGCGGACTACAGACATCTTCATGTCCCTTCCTCTGATAATGATGGCCATTATTTTGGCCAGCATGCT of Deltaproteobacteria bacterium contains these proteins:
- a CDS encoding ABC transporter permease, which produces MQKYILIRIVQAIFTIIIVAILVFFLMRLTGDPVAIMVPPDAEEADFKALEQKYGLDKPLIIQFFIFLKSAARGDCGESFKWAEPALRLVVTRCSATMELAIAAALIAWGIGIPIGIITAVKRDSWFDRFGKIFALIGQATPSFWLGVMLILLFSVVLGWLPVSGRTETKSIIMPAATVSFIMLAAVVRLSRSAMLDALNSEYVTLARIKGVPRLYVVLIHAFKNASIPIVTIMALQISHLFMGAVIAEQIFSWPGVGRLALEAVFARDYPVVQSVVLLTSFIFCTVNILVDIIYAYIDPRIRY